The Candidatus Nitrosotenuis cloacae genome contains a region encoding:
- a CDS encoding topoisomerase translates to MTTQLLKEQASCNTVQASDIPLEEIADLRNFVVSLNEEIDSVVVVEGKRDSAALKMLGYEQKILEFHSFGGLTKFADSVSHHRCLIILFDSDRKGRYLTRRVIEQLERRTRIDLSYKKKLNEITRGRVRMIEEVSRYARFDHVLNVQ, encoded by the coding sequence TTGACAACACAACTTCTAAAAGAGCAGGCATCATGCAATACGGTGCAAGCTTCCGACATACCGCTTGAGGAGATTGCGGATCTCCGCAACTTTGTCGTTTCACTGAACGAGGAAATCGACAGCGTCGTGGTTGTAGAAGGAAAGCGTGATTCTGCGGCGCTAAAGATGCTCGGATATGAGCAGAAGATTTTAGAGTTTCACAGTTTTGGAGGATTGACAAAGTTTGCAGATTCTGTATCGCATCATAGATGCCTGATCATACTGTTTGATTCTGACCGCAAGGGGAGGTATCTCACAAGAAGGGTCATCGAGCAGCTTGAGCGTCGGACCCGAATAGATCTGTCATACAAGAAAAAGCTAAACGAAATCACAAGGGGGCGCGTGAGGATGATAGAGGAGGTCTCACGATATGCTCGATTTGATCACGTATTGAACGTTCAGTGA
- a CDS encoding SIMPL domain-containing protein: MNKTITIAAATGIVLALAFSLGAIPSGIDAQAQTETTPFPSREKTLSVSGTATTKVDPDLLVVQFGVEVQEKTAKEALDSNKQKMTAVVDAIKAAGISQDEISTSQLTIYPVYESYQEKETGIYKQRLIGYSVTNIIRVETSNLGLASAIIDGAVDGGANRVDSVSFTLSPKKQTEVSDNLLAEAIENAKTKAQKALTPLDYQIIGVKHVSLSEFGIPPPVPVYYGAYAEKAAMDGSYSTPIFSSDQQVTTTASVVFIIGSQ; this comes from the coding sequence ATGAACAAAACAATCACGATTGCAGCAGCAACAGGAATTGTTCTGGCTCTGGCATTCTCGCTTGGCGCAATCCCGTCAGGAATTGACGCACAGGCGCAGACAGAGACAACACCGTTCCCATCAAGAGAGAAAACACTCTCTGTAAGTGGAACTGCAACAACCAAGGTAGACCCAGACCTGCTTGTGGTCCAGTTCGGTGTAGAGGTGCAAGAAAAGACAGCAAAAGAAGCACTAGACTCCAACAAGCAGAAAATGACTGCAGTAGTGGATGCAATAAAAGCAGCAGGAATCAGTCAAGATGAGATTAGCACATCCCAGCTGACGATTTATCCAGTATACGAGTCGTATCAGGAAAAAGAAACAGGAATCTACAAGCAGCGACTAATCGGATACAGTGTCACAAACATAATCCGGGTGGAAACTAGCAACTTGGGGCTTGCATCTGCCATAATAGATGGTGCGGTGGATGGCGGGGCAAACAGAGTTGACTCTGTAAGCTTTACCCTGTCACCAAAGAAGCAGACAGAAGTAAGCGACAACCTGCTAGCAGAAGCAATCGAAAACGCAAAGACAAAGGCACAGAAGGCACTAACTCCTCTGGACTACCAGATAATCGGAGTAAAGCATGTCAGTCTTTCGGAGTTCGGCATACCGCCACCAGTTCCAGTATACTATGGAGCATATGCAGAAAAAGCTGCAATGGACGGATCATACAGTACGCCGATATTTTCGTCAGACCAACAAGTGACTACTACTGCCAGCGTCGTATTCATCATCGGAAGCCAGTAA
- a CDS encoding Fic family protein, whose product MVSDNIVMKIHEQYLIETNRQILLRHKEKTGEPVYIGVIQKNMDEVLPMINDVGNSGNKKQDLLEITAYILGVITWKQPFMDGNRRTGIIAAGKFLRDNGYDLDIEPEGENLQLRSMLRRLKDQMLTLNQEAIRQLSFYISERVKEHEPRR is encoded by the coding sequence GTGGTCTCAGATAATATAGTGATGAAAATTCATGAACAATACCTAATTGAGACCAATAGACAGATTCTCCTAAGACACAAGGAAAAAACTGGTGAGCCAGTATACATAGGAGTCATTCAAAAAAACATGGATGAAGTGCTTCCGATGATAAACGACGTTGGTAATTCTGGAAATAAGAAGCAAGATTTGCTTGAAATAACCGCGTATATTCTTGGGGTGATTACTTGGAAACAACCATTCATGGATGGCAATAGAAGAACTGGAATCATTGCAGCGGGTAAATTTTTGCGTGATAATGGATATGATTTAGATATTGAACCAGAAGGGGAAAATTTGCAATTAAGATCGATGTTAAGGAGACTCAAGGATCAAATGCTAACGTTAAATCAAGAGGCCATAAGACAGCTGTCTTTTTATATTTCAGAAAGAGTGAAAGAGCATGAGCCCAGAAGATAA
- a CDS encoding ion transporter, translating into MAQPKEAALSGLKKLTASKRFEYFIIGTILAQAVVLGLETMPEVSGAHDLFSAFHVFVIAVFTVEAGLKIASSYPKPHNYFKDGWNVFDFTIVVLSFIPFAGNFAVVARLVRLLRILRLVSVSGELKLIVSTLVRSIPSIFSIMILLGILFYIYGIAGYHLFSDMDSENWGTLFDSLITLFKVMTLEEWSNISKPVTDNHSFAWAYFISFIVLGTFVVINLFIAVIIRKSEEAYKQIQSETALTSKDILSEIQEIKKLLDSLEKRLK; encoded by the coding sequence GTGGCACAACCAAAGGAGGCTGCATTATCTGGCCTCAAAAAACTGACTGCGTCAAAGAGATTCGAGTATTTCATAATAGGCACAATACTTGCCCAGGCAGTAGTCCTTGGCCTGGAGACAATGCCTGAAGTTTCAGGTGCACACGATCTGTTTTCGGCATTTCATGTTTTCGTAATCGCGGTGTTTACCGTGGAGGCTGGCCTGAAGATTGCCTCCTCGTACCCAAAACCTCACAACTATTTCAAGGATGGGTGGAACGTCTTTGATTTTACAATTGTGGTGCTTTCGTTCATCCCGTTTGCGGGAAACTTTGCGGTAGTAGCACGATTGGTCAGACTGCTGAGAATCCTGAGACTAGTGAGCGTCTCAGGCGAGCTAAAGCTGATTGTATCCACCCTGGTACGCTCAATTCCGAGCATCTTCTCGATAATGATTCTGCTAGGGATACTCTTTTACATATACGGAATAGCTGGGTACCACCTGTTTTCGGACATGGACTCTGAGAACTGGGGAACGCTCTTTGACTCTCTGATAACGCTATTCAAGGTCATGACGCTTGAGGAGTGGTCAAACATCTCAAAACCTGTTACTGATAATCACTCCTTTGCTTGGGCATACTTTATCAGCTTCATCGTCTTGGGCACGTTTGTCGTAATCAACCTGTTCATAGCGGTGATTATTCGGAAATCTGAAGAGGCATACAAGCAGATCCAGTCCGAGACGGCACTCACAAGCAAGGACATCCTCTCGGAGATACAAGAAATCAAAAAACTCCTCGACTCGCTTGAAAAGCGACTCAAATAG
- a CDS encoding ArsR/SmtB family transcription factor, which produces MGDNEDPVGINDKIEILSTDDDRIKAVGELLSSDTGRSILKLLFNDQMTANQIAQKTDVSLPLVIYHLKKMQDAGIVKIAQTGKNTKSHDMKYYTVDKFAIVILPSGVTEKAKSSKSLHNSFNRIYRFATIGGAGLAAWFSSQFIQQQNNMQVSDEGARQAQTAMEESSQMMQKSAPAPAAVPMTESADVPADVANYGIQTTQTITGEPMTDVYISIIVALGVVIVGLVIERIWRSRKH; this is translated from the coding sequence ATGGGCGACAATGAGGATCCGGTTGGAATCAATGACAAAATAGAGATCCTGTCGACAGATGACGATCGAATCAAGGCAGTAGGGGAGTTACTAAGCTCCGACACCGGAAGAAGCATACTGAAACTGCTCTTCAATGATCAGATGACTGCAAATCAAATCGCGCAAAAGACAGACGTCTCACTGCCGCTTGTAATATACCATCTAAAAAAAATGCAGGATGCAGGAATTGTCAAAATCGCGCAGACTGGCAAGAACACAAAATCACACGACATGAAATACTATACCGTTGACAAGTTTGCAATAGTCATACTGCCGTCCGGTGTCACTGAAAAGGCAAAATCAAGCAAATCGCTGCACAACTCGTTTAACAGAATCTACCGTTTTGCAACAATTGGAGGAGCAGGTCTTGCTGCTTGGTTTTCGTCACAGTTCATCCAACAGCAGAACAATATGCAAGTATCTGACGAGGGCGCAAGGCAGGCCCAGACCGCAATGGAAGAGTCAAGCCAAATGATGCAAAAATCAGCACCAGCACCTGCGGCGGTGCCTATGACCGAGTCTGCAGACGTGCCAGCAGACGTTGCAAATTATGGCATACAAACCACGCAGACAATCACCGGTGAGCCGATGACCGACGTGTACATCTCGATAATAGTGGCACTTGGCGTAGTAATTGTGGGACTGGTAATTGAGCGCATATGGCGGTCGCGCAAACACTAA
- a CDS encoding formate--phosphoribosylaminoimidazolecarboxamide ligase yields MTAVATLGSHCALQVLKGAKDEGLKTILVCEKKRERLYKRFDFIDELIPVDSFLEVLDSKCTKILEKNNAVLIPHGTLIAQMSTEQIESIKIPVFGNKWILRWESDRNLKEKLMLEANLAVPKSVKTPKQIRRLTIAKRHGAAGGKGYFLTSSEKDYIKKRNQLIKSGLIKGDKDLYLQEYVMGVLAYLQFFYSPLDDNLEFFGVDKRHESDIEGLARIPSQQQLGMDYISSFNVIGNSPMVLRESLLDDVYQMGERFVEAAKRLVKPGMNGPFCIEGVYDQDAKFWTFEFSARIVAGTNIYMDGSPYSTLLYDVPMSMGRRIAREIKAATRQKKLDKITT; encoded by the coding sequence ATGACTGCCGTTGCCACTCTTGGTTCGCACTGTGCCCTACAGGTATTAAAGGGTGCCAAAGACGAGGGCCTCAAGACCATTCTCGTATGCGAAAAAAAGCGAGAAAGATTGTACAAAAGATTTGATTTTATAGACGAACTGATTCCTGTTGACTCTTTTTTGGAGGTTCTTGATTCCAAGTGCACGAAAATCTTGGAGAAAAACAATGCAGTACTAATTCCACACGGGACATTGATTGCACAGATGAGCACCGAGCAAATCGAATCAATCAAAATCCCCGTGTTTGGCAACAAATGGATTCTTCGGTGGGAGTCGGACAGAAATCTCAAAGAAAAACTGATGCTTGAGGCAAATCTTGCCGTTCCAAAATCCGTAAAGACGCCAAAGCAGATCCGGCGACTGACCATAGCAAAAAGGCACGGAGCAGCAGGAGGGAAAGGCTATTTTCTCACATCCAGTGAAAAAGACTACATCAAAAAGCGCAACCAACTGATAAAATCCGGCCTGATAAAGGGTGACAAGGACCTGTATCTGCAGGAATATGTGATGGGGGTTCTTGCGTATCTTCAGTTCTTCTACTCTCCACTGGATGATAATTTGGAATTTTTCGGCGTTGACAAGAGACATGAGTCCGACATCGAGGGGCTGGCAAGAATCCCGTCCCAGCAGCAGCTCGGCATGGACTACATTTCGTCGTTCAACGTGATTGGAAACAGCCCGATGGTACTTCGTGAGTCTCTTCTTGATGATGTCTACCAGATGGGCGAGCGATTTGTAGAGGCGGCAAAACGACTAGTGAAACCCGGGATGAACGGCCCGTTTTGCATAGAGGGAGTGTATGATCAGGATGCCAAGTTCTGGACGTTCGAGTTTTCGGCCAGAATCGTGGCTGGAACGAACATCTACATGGACGGCTCACCATATTCTACGCTACTCTATGACGTACCAATGAGCATGGGGCGAAGAATCGCGCGTGAGATAAAGGCTGCAACAAGACAGAAAAAGCTGGATAAAATAACTACCTAA
- a CDS encoding protealysin inhibitor emfourin — MKATCALLVLVASMIMLPANHAIASQNGITFYGKGTADQSSPFAGKFIRTLIDGDTATIIHIGRGIEIVRMNLMPSDACIQTESTMCFDGIVTSVKNNEMHQIGDKIGVTLDLTNNRETITVNSGSMQGTTVAITLSKAHVKLNGPYVITLTQEGGIAGISKTITLDTSTGIVSENNIPIDDHSIKSINAAIKKAKFFDLQDQYPSVEGAADYFTYSIQISQGGFQKKVVWTDTSEDVPEKLLELHNTITHMVQVKEPIATEAETAQDFVRMSPTFAFDGIDDSLQVESHHILESFPEQHVITMSFDSLHGGYGDRSDQMVTQAITSHTIVVRIVEGEVISAVIDEIWDEITQEEITPES, encoded by the coding sequence ATGAAAGCCACATGTGCACTTCTTGTGCTGGTCGCGTCGATGATAATGCTACCTGCCAATCATGCGATTGCCAGCCAGAACGGCATTACGTTCTACGGAAAGGGTACGGCCGATCAATCCAGCCCGTTTGCAGGCAAATTCATTAGAACCCTCATTGACGGAGACACTGCAACAATAATTCACATAGGCAGGGGAATCGAGATAGTAAGAATGAACCTGATGCCAAGTGATGCGTGCATACAGACAGAATCCACCATGTGCTTTGATGGCATTGTGACATCAGTCAAAAACAACGAGATGCACCAGATTGGTGACAAAATAGGTGTCACGTTGGATCTTACAAATAACCGCGAGACCATAACTGTCAACTCTGGCAGCATGCAGGGTACAACCGTTGCAATAACCCTCTCCAAGGCGCATGTCAAGCTCAACGGACCATACGTAATAACACTCACACAAGAAGGAGGAATTGCGGGAATCAGTAAGACCATCACACTAGACACCTCAACTGGCATAGTTTCAGAGAATAACATCCCAATCGATGATCATTCCATAAAATCAATTAATGCGGCAATCAAAAAGGCCAAATTCTTTGATCTGCAGGACCAATATCCATCCGTGGAGGGGGCGGCAGACTATTTCACTTATTCAATACAAATCTCCCAAGGTGGATTCCAAAAGAAGGTGGTGTGGACAGATACGTCCGAGGATGTTCCAGAAAAACTCCTCGAACTACACAATACAATCACCCACATGGTACAGGTAAAAGAGCCCATAGCAACAGAGGCGGAGACTGCCCAAGACTTTGTTCGAATGTCGCCCACGTTTGCGTTTGACGGAATTGATGACAGCCTGCAAGTAGAGTCGCATCACATCTTAGAATCATTCCCAGAACAGCATGTAATTACAATGTCATTTGACTCACTTCACGGGGGATACGGCGACAGGTCAGACCAAATGGTCACACAGGCGATAACTTCACACACGATAGTGGTAAGAATAGTTGAAGGCGAGGTGATCTCTGCAGTGATTGATGAGATATGGGACGAAATTACACAAGAAGAGATTACACCTGAAAGCTAG
- a CDS encoding hydantoinase/oxoprolinase family protein, whose amino-acid sequence MNLRRIRIGIDVGGTFTKAVAIDAKTGQIIGKSIVPTTHKAQKGVSEGIVVVLSRMIDESKIQLSEIELIAHSTTQAINALLEADVAKVGIIAMGVTPEKGDIIKRTSLQNTTFNSENDLKTEHVFLDTSHIISESEVNQAITDLRGRGAGVIVATEAFGVDDPSNEMFVMKNAIRHDVPATASHEISGIYGLEIRTLTAAINASVLPKTFEVANFVEEAIRDAGVTAPLMIMKGDGGVTSMDTFRTKPILTILSGPAASVAGALLYLKVTNGIFIEVGGTSTNICIIKNGKPEIRYVTIKDHPTCIRSMDVRILGVAGGSMVKLKDNRVWKVGPRSAHIAGMRYACFADPDVLKKGKIVMVQPKQSDKEPYAAIDCDGEQFAITNTCAANALGMIEKIDYSYANQTSAKIAMELLGRQIGVSGPETAMSIIQTASFEITKMVSKILKEFKMDKTKTQIIGGGGGASVLVPFVSKQLGIKYQKAEHADIISSIGVASSMIQEEIEHTMTNPTPEQISEMHKKIHAMMIDRGAVPESIVINSEYIAEKSLFRVSATGNVELDSTDNAKNIYTLEEALHRASEIMEVDRNLTELNFETDHYFVFVGHVSEKKLFSKKNRHHVLVLDRFGRQKLSVKNAKVFQGGKISILEELDDFLESRNNDIAPQIYLLNNLKLVDFSSLTSTAHILNAVQQELDASEKAAIIVETG is encoded by the coding sequence ATGAATTTGAGACGCATTAGAATCGGAATAGACGTGGGCGGCACGTTTACAAAGGCAGTGGCAATAGATGCCAAAACTGGGCAAATAATCGGCAAATCAATAGTGCCAACCACGCACAAGGCGCAAAAAGGAGTCTCAGAGGGAATAGTAGTGGTCCTGTCACGCATGATTGACGAGTCCAAGATCCAGCTCTCAGAAATAGAATTGATTGCGCACAGTACGACACAGGCAATCAACGCACTGCTTGAGGCAGACGTGGCAAAGGTCGGAATAATAGCGATGGGCGTCACCCCAGAAAAGGGAGACATCATCAAGAGGACCAGTCTGCAGAATACAACATTTAACTCCGAAAACGACCTCAAGACGGAACATGTCTTTTTGGATACGTCGCACATCATATCCGAGTCTGAGGTAAATCAGGCAATCACAGATTTGAGGGGTAGGGGTGCTGGAGTAATAGTTGCAACAGAGGCATTTGGCGTAGACGATCCATCAAATGAGATGTTTGTGATGAAAAACGCAATACGACACGACGTTCCTGCCACCGCGTCTCACGAGATATCTGGAATTTATGGTCTTGAGATAAGGACGCTGACTGCCGCAATCAATGCAAGTGTTCTACCAAAGACATTTGAGGTTGCAAACTTCGTAGAAGAGGCGATTCGCGATGCAGGAGTTACTGCTCCCCTAATGATAATGAAGGGTGATGGCGGTGTGACCAGCATGGACACATTCCGGACAAAACCCATTCTTACCATCCTGTCAGGCCCTGCAGCCAGTGTGGCGGGAGCACTGCTATATCTGAAGGTAACAAACGGGATATTCATAGAGGTTGGAGGTACGAGTACCAACATCTGCATAATAAAAAACGGCAAGCCCGAGATCCGATATGTGACAATCAAGGATCATCCGACATGCATTAGGTCGATGGATGTGCGCATACTTGGAGTTGCCGGAGGCAGCATGGTAAAGCTGAAGGACAATAGGGTTTGGAAGGTGGGACCAAGAAGTGCACATATTGCAGGCATGCGCTATGCATGCTTTGCTGACCCAGACGTGCTCAAAAAGGGAAAGATAGTCATGGTACAGCCAAAGCAAAGCGACAAAGAGCCGTACGCGGCAATAGATTGTGACGGGGAGCAGTTTGCCATCACCAATACGTGCGCCGCAAACGCACTTGGGATGATAGAGAAAATCGACTATTCCTATGCGAACCAGACGTCGGCCAAGATTGCCATGGAATTACTTGGAAGGCAAATTGGCGTGTCAGGCCCCGAGACTGCAATGTCGATAATTCAAACTGCGTCATTTGAGATAACAAAGATGGTCTCAAAGATACTCAAAGAATTCAAGATGGATAAGACAAAGACTCAGATAATTGGAGGCGGAGGAGGGGCATCTGTATTAGTACCATTTGTCTCAAAACAGCTTGGCATCAAGTACCAAAAGGCAGAACATGCAGACATTATATCGTCAATCGGTGTTGCATCATCGATGATTCAGGAGGAGATAGAGCACACCATGACAAACCCAACTCCCGAGCAAATATCTGAAATGCACAAAAAGATTCACGCGATGATGATAGATAGAGGGGCAGTGCCAGAATCGATTGTCATAAACAGCGAATACATTGCAGAAAAATCATTATTTCGCGTATCTGCGACAGGGAATGTAGAGCTTGACAGTACAGACAATGCAAAAAACATCTATACGCTTGAAGAGGCATTGCATCGAGCAAGCGAGATCATGGAAGTTGATCGTAACCTTACGGAACTGAATTTTGAGACAGACCATTATTTCGTTTTTGTAGGACATGTATCTGAGAAAAAGCTATTCAGCAAGAAAAATAGGCACCACGTGTTGGTGTTGGACAGATTTGGTAGGCAGAAGCTGTCGGTAAAAAACGCAAAGGTGTTCCAGGGAGGTAAAATCTCAATTCTTGAGGAGTTGGACGACTTTTTGGAGTCAAGAAACAATGACATCGCACCTCAGATATACCTGCTAAATAATCTAAAATTGGTCGACTTTTCTAGCCTGACTTCTACTGCGCACATACTAAACGCAGTGCAGCAGGAACTTGATGCGTCTGAAAAGGCTGCAATTATTGTGGAGACAGGCTAG
- a CDS encoding FTR1 family iron permease: MLVLKYGLLSVILLTMLVCGNAYAQDATQIATVGKVVQVGLDATKSDIMQGDFDGAEKYSRFTAEYFARNLGLIRQANAESADNIHLLLLDIHSKIENNSPPSDILSDIQIVETHLDKFPSSDKTPQVIAGVLSVADERYQVAISENDLEMHMLAASLVDEGITMFNVGTFFDERQTAELNSFFNDLKSQISEKRGFVQVGKMITTIQRDLTGTHESASNSNEFFDTIRHLYDQALLEIENGNYDKAEEHVIAAYLDNFEYLEAPIEAVDSDLMHRLEINMREEVRDMIQNKKSRDEIQSFINDSILSDLRTAEDLIAESLPVQTSGALSSPERELKEMGSATREQKSGVMSEIDFIRSTLETMLEQYKQEDYQAAFTSARTAYLDSYEHVEIPLRTIDPDFTLEVELQFAELRNLISQKADYKQVQEATIVVRRSLDESERMVTGTGQLAPTIAFTSSFAVIFREGLESVLVLGAILTYLEASRNTHFKKYVYYGIVIAVGATAVTWMVASYLITISGANRELIEAVAALSATAVLFYVSFWILNKIEHKKWMEFVKAKVWQASTTGGTAVFVMLSFFTVYREGFETVLFYEAMFGFAKYMEMYVGLGFIAGIGTLLAVYFVTRKIGKRLPLKMLFGLTMGVGAYLSIAFLGNAIRELQTLDIVPFTSLLGIMPRLDINLAKMTGIYPTLETLVAQVILLAVYLVAASYVLILRPRKEEKIAAMRKSRKEVDEFETH, from the coding sequence ATGTTGGTTCTCAAATATGGTTTACTTTCAGTAATTTTACTTACGATGCTGGTTTGCGGTAATGCTTACGCCCAAGATGCAACACAGATTGCCACAGTCGGAAAGGTGGTGCAAGTCGGTCTTGACGCCACAAAGTCGGATATCATGCAGGGAGATTTTGACGGAGCAGAAAAATATTCAAGATTCACAGCAGAGTATTTTGCACGCAATCTTGGCTTGATAAGGCAGGCAAACGCAGAGTCAGCAGACAACATACACTTGTTATTGTTGGACATTCATTCGAAAATAGAAAACAACTCCCCACCATCAGACATCCTCTCCGACATCCAGATTGTAGAGACACACCTTGACAAATTTCCAAGTTCAGACAAAACACCACAAGTGATTGCGGGCGTGCTCTCAGTTGCTGATGAAAGATATCAGGTTGCGATATCTGAAAACGACTTGGAAATGCACATGCTTGCCGCATCGCTTGTCGATGAAGGTATTACAATGTTCAACGTTGGCACATTCTTTGATGAGAGACAGACTGCCGAACTGAATTCGTTTTTTAATGATCTTAAATCACAAATCTCAGAAAAGAGAGGGTTTGTTCAGGTTGGCAAGATGATTACGACCATACAGAGGGACCTGACTGGGACCCACGAATCTGCATCGAACAGTAATGAGTTCTTTGACACCATAAGGCACCTTTATGATCAGGCTCTTTTGGAAATTGAAAACGGTAATTATGATAAAGCCGAGGAGCACGTAATTGCAGCATATCTTGATAATTTTGAGTACTTGGAGGCGCCAATTGAGGCAGTTGATTCGGATCTGATGCACAGACTGGAGATAAACATGAGAGAAGAAGTCAGAGACATGATACAAAATAAAAAATCACGTGACGAAATTCAATCATTCATAAACGATTCAATACTGTCGGATCTCCGCACTGCCGAGGATCTTATTGCAGAGTCTTTGCCGGTGCAGACATCTGGCGCACTGAGTTCACCAGAACGTGAACTAAAAGAGATGGGTTCTGCCACTCGGGAGCAAAAATCTGGCGTCATGAGCGAGATCGACTTTATTCGCAGTACGCTTGAGACCATGCTGGAGCAGTACAAGCAGGAAGATTATCAGGCAGCATTTACGTCGGCAAGAACTGCGTACCTCGACAGCTACGAGCACGTCGAAATTCCACTAAGAACCATAGATCCAGACTTTACACTCGAGGTGGAACTACAGTTTGCTGAGCTTCGAAACCTGATCAGTCAAAAAGCAGACTACAAGCAAGTCCAGGAGGCAACAATAGTTGTCAGAAGGAGCCTTGATGAGTCCGAGAGAATGGTGACGGGGACAGGACAATTGGCACCAACCATTGCGTTTACGTCTTCGTTTGCAGTGATATTCAGGGAAGGTCTGGAGTCGGTTCTAGTTTTGGGGGCAATCCTAACATATCTTGAGGCATCAAGAAACACACATTTCAAAAAATACGTCTATTACGGAATAGTGATTGCAGTAGGCGCCACAGCAGTTACGTGGATGGTTGCATCTTATTTGATAACGATTTCTGGGGCAAACAGGGAGCTTATCGAGGCAGTTGCCGCACTCTCCGCCACAGCGGTTCTTTTCTACGTGAGTTTTTGGATTCTTAACAAAATAGAGCATAAAAAATGGATGGAGTTTGTCAAGGCAAAGGTGTGGCAGGCATCCACCACCGGCGGCACCGCCGTATTTGTCATGTTATCATTTTTCACAGTATACAGGGAAGGATTTGAAACGGTTCTATTCTATGAAGCAATGTTTGGATTTGCAAAATACATGGAGATGTATGTTGGGCTTGGATTCATTGCAGGAATCGGTACCCTTCTTGCAGTGTACTTTGTAACAAGAAAGATTGGCAAGAGACTGCCGCTCAAAATGCTGTTCGGATTGACAATGGGAGTTGGAGCATATCTGTCAATTGCATTTTTGGGCAACGCCATACGGGAACTTCAAACACTTGACATAGTGCCGTTTACCAGCCTCCTTGGAATCATGCCAAGACTTGACATCAACTTGGCAAAGATGACCGGAATATATCCGACGCTTGAGACCCTGGTTGCACAGGTGATCCTTCTTGCTGTGTATTTGGTTGCAGCATCATATGTGCTGATACTGCGTCCGAGAAAGGAGGAAAAGATAGCAGCTATGCGCAAATCAAGAAAGGAAGTTGATGAATTTGAGACGCATTAG
- a CDS encoding ArsR family transcriptional regulator — protein sequence MVKNTIFQLSQFDVTQQIIETLANVYPRAVLFSITSKAKDAQAISDELKMSISTVYKILSNLENLALVYVDRFEISGAGKKIKFYKSRIKKAEIVVGGVTPTLNLQSN from the coding sequence ATGGTAAAAAACACAATATTTCAGTTAAGTCAATTCGACGTAACGCAGCAGATAATCGAGACTCTTGCAAACGTGTATCCTAGAGCAGTGCTGTTTTCCATCACATCGAAGGCCAAAGACGCCCAGGCAATATCTGACGAGTTGAAGATGTCTATCTCGACAGTATACAAAATTCTCTCAAACCTTGAAAATCTTGCCTTGGTGTACGTGGATCGATTTGAGATATCCGGTGCAGGAAAAAAGATAAAGTTCTACAAAAGCAGAATCAAAAAAGCTGAGATTGTCGTTGGCGGCGTCACGCCAACTTTGAACTTGCAGTCAAATTAG
- a CDS encoding winged helix-turn-helix domain-containing protein → MSRKFTLPQLKKYDVTQKVIEALADAESRTILFSLIKQGRTAAELADKYKIPLSSVYKKLADLENLTLVHVERWMISDKGRKFKVYRSRISKADISIKKPEPVLILAPN, encoded by the coding sequence TTGAGCCGCAAGTTCACCCTACCCCAATTGAAAAAATACGACGTAACCCAAAAGGTCATCGAGGCTCTAGCAGATGCAGAATCAAGGACGATCCTGTTTTCATTGATAAAGCAGGGTCGTACTGCAGCTGAATTGGCAGACAAATACAAGATTCCACTAAGTTCAGTTTACAAAAAATTGGCGGATTTAGAGAATTTGACGCTGGTGCATGTTGAGAGATGGATGATATCGGACAAGGGGCGCAAGTTCAAGGTATACCGTAGTAGAATAAGCAAGGCAGACATTAGCATCAAAAAACCTGAACCGGTGTTGATACTGGCGCCGAACTAG